A genomic region of Blattabacterium cuenoti contains the following coding sequences:
- the metK gene encoding methionine adenosyltransferase — MAYLFTSESVSEGHPDKISDQISDSILDHFLAYDPNAKVAIETLVTTGQIILAGEVNSKTWVNVQKIARNILRKIGYTKNEYRFNADSCGVLSSIQEQSLDLLEGIQRSKKEEQGSGDQGIVFGYAVKESENYMPLSLEISHHILRELSFIRNEGKKMTYLRPDAKSQVTLEYSDTNVPVHIHSIIISTQHDEFDTKDKMHQRIVHDVKNLLIPRVMNNIKNVKKLFTDKTKYYINSTGKFVTGGPHGDTGLTGRKIIVDTYGGRGSHGGGAFSGKDPSKMDRAGAYAARHIAKNLVAAGISDELLIQISYAAGIAEPIGIFVNTYGKSKIDNENIVLNIKKIFDLRPYAIEKRLKLRQPMYEETSVYGHMGKTPKKVYKSFLDIEGNQTKQEVELFTWEKLDYLSIIKDLFQINRYF, encoded by the coding sequence ATGGCTTATTTATTTACCAGCGAATCTGTTTCAGAAGGTCATCCTGATAAGATTTCAGATCAAATATCTGACTCTATATTAGATCATTTTTTAGCGTACGATCCAAACGCAAAAGTAGCTATAGAAACTTTAGTCACCACGGGACAAATTATATTAGCTGGAGAAGTCAATTCTAAGACCTGGGTTAATGTTCAAAAAATAGCTCGTAATATTCTTAGAAAAATAGGGTACACTAAAAATGAATACAGATTCAATGCCGATTCTTGTGGAGTTCTTTCTTCTATTCAAGAACAATCTTTAGATCTATTAGAGGGAATTCAAAGATCAAAAAAAGAAGAACAAGGATCTGGAGATCAAGGTATTGTTTTTGGTTATGCAGTGAAAGAATCGGAAAATTATATGCCTTTATCATTAGAAATATCACATCATATATTAAGGGAACTTTCATTTATTCGAAATGAAGGAAAAAAAATGACTTATTTACGTCCAGATGCAAAATCCCAAGTAACTTTAGAATATTCTGATACCAATGTCCCAGTGCATATTCACAGTATTATTATTTCAACTCAACATGATGAATTTGATACAAAAGATAAAATGCATCAACGCATAGTTCATGATGTTAAAAATCTTCTGATTCCAAGAGTAATGAATAATATTAAAAATGTAAAAAAATTATTTACGGATAAAACAAAATATTACATCAATTCAACAGGAAAATTTGTCACGGGTGGACCTCATGGGGATACGGGTCTTACCGGTAGGAAAATTATAGTAGACACTTATGGAGGAAGAGGATCTCATGGAGGAGGAGCTTTTTCTGGAAAAGATCCATCTAAAATGGATAGGGCTGGAGCTTATGCCGCTAGACATATAGCCAAGAACTTGGTGGCAGCAGGAATTTCAGATGAATTGTTGATACAAATATCTTACGCAGCAGGCATTGCAGAACCCATAGGAATTTTTGTAAATACCTATGGTAAATCAAAAATAGATAATGAAAACATAGTGTTGAATATCAAAAAAATTTTTGATTTACGTCCTTATGCTATAGAAAAAAGATTAAAATTGCGTCAACCAATGTATGAGGAAACATCTGTGTATGGACATATGGGAAAAACTCCAAAAAAAGTGTATAAGTCTTTTTTGGATATAGAAGGGAATCAAACAAAACAAGAAGTAGAACTTTTTACATGGGAAAAGTTGGACTATTTATCCATTATAAAGGATTTATTTCAAATAAATAGGTATTTTTAG
- a CDS encoding bifunctional 3-deoxy-7-phosphoheptulonate synthase/chorismate mutase type II, whose amino-acid sequence MEKLSNSIDRSWIDQWSLPFIISGPCSAESEQQILETANRLNSSYIKVFRAGIWKPRTKPNNFEGIGKKGLEWLHKVKKSTGLMVATEIANAEHVKLAIDFGIDILWIGARSTASPFTIQEIADALEGENNKIILVKNPIHPDLELWTGALERLLGKGIRKLGVIHRGFYTYKNSKYRNQPNWNLVLNFRSLFPRIPIICDPSHICGNKEGILDIAKKAYHFQYEGLMIESHCDPDHAWSDPKQQITPENLLEMLKKLTCIEKYDQKSKRYLDSFRILIDELDENIISLLAERMNISKKLGALKKSSDIAILQPNRWKNIMNKSMNFGKNLGISEELLEGIFKLLHQESIKIQNQIR is encoded by the coding sequence ATGGAAAAATTAAGTAATAGCATAGACAGATCTTGGATTGATCAGTGGAGTCTCCCTTTCATTATATCTGGCCCTTGTAGTGCAGAAAGTGAACAACAAATATTAGAAACAGCCAATAGATTGAATTCTTCCTATATTAAAGTATTTAGAGCAGGAATATGGAAACCTAGAACAAAACCCAATAATTTTGAAGGAATTGGAAAAAAAGGATTGGAATGGCTTCATAAAGTAAAAAAAAGTACGGGATTAATGGTCGCTACAGAAATAGCAAATGCAGAACATGTGAAATTAGCGATTGATTTTGGAATTGATATTCTTTGGATAGGAGCTAGAAGTACAGCTAGTCCTTTTACGATTCAAGAAATAGCGGATGCTTTGGAAGGAGAAAATAATAAAATCATTTTGGTTAAAAATCCCATTCATCCTGATCTAGAATTATGGACAGGAGCTTTAGAACGTTTATTGGGGAAAGGAATTAGAAAATTAGGAGTAATACACCGTGGTTTCTATACTTACAAAAATTCAAAATATCGTAATCAACCTAATTGGAATCTTGTATTAAATTTTAGGAGCCTTTTTCCTCGAATTCCTATAATATGTGATCCTTCACATATTTGTGGAAATAAAGAAGGGATTTTGGATATAGCAAAAAAAGCTTATCATTTTCAATATGAAGGATTGATGATCGAAAGTCATTGTGATCCTGATCATGCTTGGAGCGATCCTAAACAACAAATCACTCCTGAAAATCTTTTGGAAATGTTAAAAAAATTAACATGTATAGAAAAATATGATCAAAAAAGTAAAAGATATTTGGATTCTTTTAGGATTTTAATTGATGAACTAGATGAAAATATTATTTCGCTTTTAGCAGAAAGAATGAACATTTCCAAAAAATTAGGAGCTTTAAAGAAATCTTCAGATATTGCGATTTTGCAACCCAATCGATGGAAAAATATTATGAATAAATCTATGAATTTTGGGAAAAATTTAGGAATTTCTGAAGAATTGCTTGAAGGAATTTTTAAACTATTACATCAAGAATCTATTAAAATTCAAAATCAAATTAGATAA
- a CDS encoding prephenate dehydrogenase gives MNIGIIGLGLIGGSIGLGLRKSNFGDKFIGTDSNKENALHAIKLGIVDEIIPLQDLIMQSSVIVLSIPVDGIEKILTNILNEIRMDTVILDTGSTKYDICNRISSHPKRSRFVATHPIAGIENSGPISANSGLFYKKQCIICDSELSAPDAISVAIKIYSIMNMRMIYMTSKEHDLYIAYISHLPHVVSFSLASTVLKKFKNKDNIFNNMMGSGLDSTTRLAKSKPETWLPIFISNRKNMIQAIDFYIHHLNKFRNHLIDKKFNKINQYIKKANEIKDKKICVN, from the coding sequence ATGAATATTGGAATAATAGGATTAGGATTGATTGGTGGATCCATTGGGTTAGGATTGAGAAAATCAAATTTTGGAGATAAATTTATAGGAACAGATTCTAATAAAGAAAATGCTTTACATGCTATAAAACTTGGAATTGTAGATGAAATAATTCCTTTACAGGATCTCATTATGCAATCTTCAGTAATTGTTTTATCTATTCCCGTAGATGGAATAGAAAAAATACTTACAAATATTCTGAATGAAATCAGAATGGATACAGTCATATTAGATACTGGATCTACTAAATATGATATTTGCAATAGGATTTCTTCTCATCCTAAAAGAAGTAGATTTGTAGCTACACATCCGATTGCAGGAATTGAAAATTCTGGACCTATTTCAGCGAATTCTGGTTTGTTTTATAAAAAACAATGCATTATTTGTGATTCTGAACTTAGTGCTCCAGATGCAATATCTGTCGCTATTAAAATATATTCTATTATGAACATGCGTATGATTTATATGACCTCTAAAGAACATGATTTATATATTGCTTATATATCTCATTTACCTCATGTAGTTTCCTTTTCTTTAGCTAGTACAGTTTTAAAAAAATTTAAAAATAAAGACAACATTTTTAATAATATGATGGGAAGTGGATTAGATTCAACTACACGTTTAGCAAAAAGTAAACCTGAAACATGGTTACCTATTTTTATTTCGAATAGAAAAAATATGATTCAAGCTATTGATTTTTATATCCATCATTTAAATAAATTTCGTAATCATTTAATAGATAAAAAATTTAATAAAATAAATCAATATATAAAAAAAGCAAACGAGATAAAAGATAAAAAAATATGTGTAAATTAA
- a CDS encoding pyridoxal phosphate-dependent aminotransferase, whose translation MIVTAKRTHKISEYFFSEKMKEIHNLEKNGVKIINLGIGNPDLLPPYGVLHKMKKASELKHANTYQSSIGIEPLRNAISNWYKKVYQVDVDPKNEILPLMGSKEGVMHISMSYLDKGDKVLIPNPGYPPYSSISKLLEAKIIYYDLYEDRNWIPKLENLSKVEAKIMWINYPHMPTGATISFEKLEEIVLFSKKNRVLLVHDNPYSLILNKERPLSIFNVKGAKDIALELNSLSKSYNMPGWRVGMIIGKNEFIQNILKIKSQMDSGMYYPIQIGAIEAMNHDAKWFESLNIEYMKRRKIIWEICDYLNLKYEKKSSGIFVWAKITDADKNDWIWSDKFFKTYHIFVTPGRVFGHNGKGYVRFSICCPVKILEQAKNRIFS comes from the coding sequence ATGATTGTAACAGCAAAAAGAACGCATAAAATATCGGAATACTTTTTTTCCGAAAAAATGAAGGAAATTCATAATCTTGAAAAAAATGGGGTTAAAATAATTAATTTAGGAATTGGAAATCCTGATCTTCTTCCTCCATATGGGGTTCTACATAAAATGAAAAAAGCATCAGAATTAAAGCATGCTAATACTTATCAAAGTTCTATTGGAATAGAACCATTACGAAATGCCATTTCTAATTGGTATAAAAAAGTATATCAAGTTGATGTGGATCCTAAAAATGAAATTTTACCATTAATGGGTTCTAAAGAAGGAGTTATGCATATCAGCATGTCTTATTTAGATAAAGGGGATAAGGTATTAATTCCTAATCCTGGATATCCTCCTTACTCCTCTATATCAAAACTTTTGGAAGCCAAAATTATTTATTATGATCTTTATGAGGATAGAAATTGGATTCCAAAATTAGAAAATCTCTCTAAAGTAGAAGCAAAAATCATGTGGATTAATTACCCCCACATGCCTACGGGGGCAACAATTTCTTTTGAAAAATTAGAAGAAATTGTTCTATTTTCTAAAAAAAATCGTGTATTACTCGTTCATGATAATCCTTATAGTTTGATATTAAATAAGGAACGTCCTTTAAGTATTTTCAATGTGAAAGGGGCTAAAGATATAGCATTGGAATTAAATTCCTTAAGTAAAAGTTACAATATGCCTGGATGGCGTGTTGGAATGATAATAGGTAAAAATGAATTTATTCAGAATATATTGAAAATAAAAAGTCAAATGGATTCTGGGATGTATTATCCCATACAAATTGGAGCCATCGAAGCTATGAATCATGATGCTAAATGGTTTGAATCCCTTAATATAGAATATATGAAACGAAGAAAAATTATATGGGAAATATGCGATTATTTAAATTTAAAATACGAAAAAAAAAGTTCTGGAATATTTGTTTGGGCAAAAATCACTGATGCAGACAAAAATGATTGGATATGGTCAGATAAATTTTTTAAAACTTATCACATATTTGTTACACCTGGGAGAGTATTTGGTCATAATGGAAAAGGATATGTAAGGTTTTCTATATGTTGTCCAGTAAAAATTTTGGAACAGGCGAAAAATAGAATTTTTTCATGA
- a CDS encoding prephenate dehydratase, translating into MKKIAIQGVKGCFHHAAVSSYFEGCNYKLMECSSFRELAISVAKSDVDIGVMAIENSIAGTILTNYSLLSEYNLKIVGEVYMPIQHHIMAYPGQSIENIKEIYSHPMAILQCELFINTHPDIKISEYYDTAAAAKYISICKKKGLAAIASENAAKEYGLEIISKNIQTITSNFTRFFIIKNYYKPEKYFFNKASLIFKILHTTGSLSQILSLISSLGINMTKIQSIPIIQRPWEYSFYVDVIFNNIKDYEKMKKRIQKIPCLHQLSIMGEYKNGRIRS; encoded by the coding sequence ATGAAAAAAATAGCAATACAAGGGGTTAAGGGATGTTTTCATCATGCAGCTGTTTCCAGCTATTTTGAAGGATGTAATTATAAGTTAATGGAATGTTCTTCTTTTAGGGAATTGGCTATTTCAGTGGCAAAATCTGATGTAGATATCGGGGTAATGGCTATAGAAAATAGCATAGCGGGAACGATATTGACGAATTACAGTCTTTTATCTGAATATAATTTAAAAATAGTGGGAGAGGTGTATATGCCGATACAACATCATATCATGGCTTACCCCGGACAAAGTATAGAAAATATTAAGGAGATATATTCTCATCCTATGGCTATTTTACAATGTGAATTATTTATAAATACACATCCTGATATCAAAATATCCGAATATTACGATACAGCTGCTGCTGCTAAATATATTTCTATATGCAAAAAAAAAGGTTTAGCTGCAATAGCGTCTGAAAATGCGGCTAAAGAATATGGATTAGAGATCATTTCCAAAAATATACAAACTATTACAAGTAATTTTACTAGATTCTTCATTATTAAAAATTATTATAAACCAGAAAAATATTTTTTTAATAAAGCTTCATTAATATTCAAAATATTGCATACTACTGGTAGTTTATCTCAGATATTGAGTTTGATATCTAGTCTTGGAATTAACATGACGAAAATACAATCCATCCCTATTATACAAAGACCTTGGGAATATTCATTTTATGTAGATGTTATATTCAACAATATAAAAGATTATGAAAAAATGAAAAAACGAATACAAAAAATTCCCTGTCTTCATCAATTGTCTATTATGGGAGAATATAAAAATGGTAGAATTAGATCCTAA
- a CDS encoding Nramp family divalent metal transporter translates to MQKKKSSIGWRKKNKHPSLSEVFSSISVPKQKGIWKKLFAFTGPGLLISVGYMDPGNWATDIVGGSKFGYMLLSVIFISNFFAMILQHLALKLGIVCERDLAQACRDHYTPLINFILWILCEIAISACDLAEIIGSVLALKLLFGIPITWGVLITVIDVLIILFFQYKGFRYIESVVAALIFTILICFSFEIISSKPEIFSILKGIVPDPEIIQNSHSFYISIGILGATVMPHNLYLHSSIIQTRDYPRTIEGKKMAIKYATIDSTLSLSLAFFINAAILIISAATFHKAGHTEVADIMDAHKLLTPILGSSLAGVFFALALLASGQNSTLTGTLSGQIVMEGFLNIKLKPWIRRLITRLIAIVPAMIVSIVYGEKGTTELLIISQIILSVQLSFAIVPLVNFTGDYEKMGPFVNGPILKISAWVITIIIVFLNLFLLYDSFWGRR, encoded by the coding sequence ATGCAAAAGAAAAAATCTTCTATAGGATGGAGGAAAAAAAACAAACACCCTTCTCTTTCGGAAGTTTTTTCTTCCATTTCTGTTCCTAAACAGAAAGGAATATGGAAAAAACTTTTTGCTTTTACTGGGCCAGGATTATTAATTTCTGTAGGATATATGGATCCAGGCAATTGGGCAACAGATATTGTTGGAGGCTCAAAATTTGGTTATATGCTTTTATCCGTCATTTTTATATCCAATTTTTTTGCCATGATTTTGCAACATTTAGCTTTAAAATTAGGAATTGTTTGTGAGAGAGATTTAGCACAGGCTTGTAGAGATCATTATACGCCCTTGATTAATTTTATCCTATGGATTTTATGTGAAATCGCTATTTCTGCTTGTGATTTAGCTGAAATCATTGGTTCTGTGTTAGCCTTAAAATTGCTTTTTGGGATTCCTATTACATGGGGTGTATTAATTACAGTTATAGATGTTTTAATTATTTTATTTTTCCAATATAAAGGGTTTAGATATATTGAAAGTGTAGTAGCTGCTTTAATTTTTACAATTTTAATTTGTTTTAGTTTTGAAATTATTAGTTCAAAACCTGAAATTTTTTCCATATTAAAAGGAATTGTACCTGATCCTGAAATTATACAAAATTCGCATTCATTCTATATATCTATAGGAATATTAGGAGCTACGGTAATGCCTCATAATCTTTATCTTCACTCAAGTATCATACAAACCCGAGATTATCCACGTACTATTGAAGGAAAGAAAATGGCTATCAAATATGCGACGATAGACAGTACCTTATCTTTATCCTTAGCATTTTTTATCAATGCAGCTATATTGATTATATCTGCAGCCACTTTTCATAAAGCTGGACATACAGAAGTTGCAGATATTATGGACGCACACAAGCTTTTAACTCCTATACTAGGTTCTAGTCTGGCAGGAGTTTTTTTTGCATTAGCTCTACTAGCATCAGGCCAAAATTCAACATTAACTGGAACTCTATCTGGACAAATAGTTATGGAAGGTTTTCTTAATATAAAATTGAAACCTTGGATTCGAAGATTAATCACGAGGCTTATAGCTATTGTTCCAGCTATGATTGTCTCTATTGTTTATGGAGAAAAAGGAACAACTGAATTATTAATAATTAGTCAAATCATTTTATCAGTACAATTAAGTTTTGCTATTGTTCCATTAGTTAATTTTACAGGAGATTATGAAAAAATGGGACCATTTGTAAATGGACCTATTTTAAAAATATCAGCTTGGGTTATTACCATTATCATTGTATTTCTAAATTTATTTTTATTATATGATTCTTTCTGGGGAAGAAGATAA
- the rplI gene encoding 50S ribosomal protein L9, whose amino-acid sequence MKILLNKDIENLGFQYDELDVKPGYARNYLIPKGYAVLALPGTIKNTHEILKQRSKKESFLIEKSKEIEDKLRKLTIKIPVKVGKGGKLFGSINNQYLMKVLNKEGISIDKKFIRIPGNKVIKTIGKHQARIRLHQKREFTLNFEVLSSSPERII is encoded by the coding sequence ATGAAAATTCTTCTAAACAAAGACATAGAAAATTTAGGATTTCAATATGATGAATTAGATGTAAAACCTGGTTATGCTAGAAATTATCTAATACCTAAAGGATATGCTGTTTTAGCATTACCTGGAACTATAAAAAATACTCATGAAATCTTGAAACAGCGTTCTAAAAAAGAAAGTTTTTTAATTGAAAAATCGAAAGAAATAGAAGATAAATTAAGAAAATTAACCATTAAAATACCAGTTAAGGTGGGGAAAGGAGGAAAACTTTTCGGGTCTATTAATAATCAATACCTGATGAAAGTGTTGAATAAAGAAGGAATTTCTATAGATAAAAAATTTATTAGAATACCTGGAAATAAAGTAATTAAAACAATAGGGAAACATCAGGCACGTATACGCTTACATCAGAAACGCGAGTTTACGTTAAATTTTGAAGTATTATCTTCTTCCCCAGAAAGAATCATATAA
- the rpsR gene encoding 30S ribosomal protein S18 translates to MTLEDTHKHTKKVVDVDNELRYLSPIKIETKVEKKYCFFEQQNIKYIDYKDPTFLIKFLNAQGKILPRRITGTLQKNQNKLNAAIKRCRHIGLLPFVTDDLR, encoded by the coding sequence ATGACATTAGAGGATACCCATAAACATACAAAAAAAGTAGTAGATGTAGATAATGAATTAAGATATTTATCTCCTATTAAAATAGAAACAAAAGTAGAAAAAAAATATTGCTTTTTTGAACAACAAAATATAAAATATATAGATTATAAAGATCCTACATTTTTAATAAAATTTCTGAATGCGCAAGGAAAAATATTGCCACGTCGTATCACAGGAACTTTACAAAAAAATCAAAATAAATTAAATGCGGCTATTAAGAGATGTAGGCATATTGGCCTTTTACCTTTTGTGACAGATGATTTAAGATAA
- the rpsF gene encoding 30S ribosomal protein S6: MLQHYENIIIITPILSDDQAKETAKEYENHIIQKKGKIVHQEHWGLKKLAYSIQKKQSGCYHLFEFLLNTDLVSDLELKLRQDERILRFLTVKLNKYGMEYAEKRRKKFLKKDDKL, translated from the coding sequence ATGCTTCAACATTATGAAAATATTATAATAATAACTCCTATATTATCTGATGATCAAGCAAAAGAAACAGCAAAAGAATATGAAAATCATATCATACAAAAAAAAGGAAAAATCGTTCATCAGGAACATTGGGGATTAAAAAAACTAGCTTATTCCATTCAAAAAAAACAAAGTGGTTGTTATCACTTATTTGAATTTTTGTTAAATACTGATTTAGTTTCGGATTTAGAATTAAAATTAAGACAAGATGAGCGAATTTTACGTTTTTTAACTGTAAAATTAAATAAATATGGAATGGAATATGCTGAAAAAAGAAGAAAAAAATTTTTAAAAAAAGATGACAAATTATGA
- the gltX gene encoding glutamate--tRNA ligase — protein MLLHSVRAVRVRFAPSPTGPLHLGGIRTALYNYLFAKKHGGTFILRIEDTDRKRFVDNSESYILETLKWCHIEPDEGVGYGGPYSPYYQSKRGEIYRMYINQLLKKGYAYYAFDTGQDIEKKRKEYNHHGLTFSYNFRIRMELNNSLTMTKEQLHDKLRSCSYVIRFKIEPGEKLKMHDVIHGDIIVNTDHLDDKILLKSNGIATYHLANTIDDYLMKITHVIRGEEWLPSMSLHVLLYRALGWSPPIFAHLPLILKNNGKGKISKRNTNSLNFPIYPIQWEIPKEKIIIPGYRELGYFPEAFVNMLSLLGWNPGVKREIFSLQELINLFSLEKINKSGVYFDIKKANWFNKKYLNKKKEEIFSFLFEEIKTRSILCKKDYLWKVIHLTMDRIHFIHEIWEHSFYFFIPPSSYDTNFLNKICHENTIFKLEKAKILLFHTNKFTYTNLKFVFQKTKNQHIMQLFRLALVGALKGVDLFIIFEMLGKKESIQRIEKLINKIKKKI, from the coding sequence ATGTTACTACATTCTGTAAGAGCTGTAAGAGTTCGTTTTGCTCCTAGTCCTACAGGCCCACTTCATTTAGGAGGAATTAGAACGGCATTATATAATTATCTTTTTGCTAAAAAACATGGCGGAACATTCATCCTTAGAATAGAAGATACTGATCGAAAAAGATTTGTTGATAATTCTGAATCGTATATTTTGGAAACATTAAAATGGTGCCACATAGAACCTGATGAAGGGGTCGGGTATGGAGGCCCTTATTCTCCTTATTATCAATCTAAAAGGGGTGAAATTTATCGTATGTATATAAACCAATTGTTAAAAAAAGGGTATGCTTATTATGCTTTTGACACAGGTCAAGATATTGAGAAAAAAAGAAAAGAATATAATCATCATGGTTTAACTTTTTCTTATAATTTTAGAATTCGAATGGAACTTAATAATTCTTTAACTATGACGAAAGAACAATTACATGATAAATTGCGATCTTGTTCTTATGTGATTCGATTTAAAATAGAACCTGGAGAAAAATTGAAAATGCATGATGTCATACATGGCGATATAATTGTGAATACAGATCACTTAGACGATAAAATTTTGTTAAAATCGAATGGAATTGCTACTTATCATTTAGCTAATACCATAGATGATTATTTAATGAAAATTACTCATGTGATTAGAGGAGAAGAATGGCTTCCATCTATGTCTTTGCATGTATTGTTATATAGGGCTTTGGGTTGGTCCCCACCTATTTTTGCACATTTGCCTTTAATTTTAAAAAATAATGGAAAAGGAAAAATTAGTAAAAGAAATACAAATAGTTTAAATTTCCCTATATATCCTATACAATGGGAAATTCCAAAAGAAAAAATTATCATTCCTGGATATAGGGAATTAGGTTATTTTCCGGAAGCATTTGTAAATATGTTATCTTTATTAGGATGGAATCCTGGAGTCAAAAGAGAAATTTTCTCTTTACAAGAATTAATCAATTTATTTTCTTTAGAAAAAATAAACAAATCTGGTGTTTATTTTGATATAAAAAAAGCGAATTGGTTCAATAAAAAATATTTAAATAAAAAAAAGGAAGAAATATTTTCATTTCTTTTCGAAGAAATTAAAACACGTTCTATTTTATGCAAAAAAGATTATTTATGGAAAGTAATCCATTTAACAATGGATAGAATTCATTTTATTCATGAAATATGGGAACATTCTTTTTATTTTTTTATCCCTCCTAGTTCTTATGATACTAATTTTTTAAATAAAATTTGTCATGAAAATACCATTTTTAAATTAGAAAAGGCCAAAATATTGTTATTTCATACAAATAAATTTACGTATACAAATTTGAAATTTGTGTTTCAAAAAACAAAAAATCAACATATTATGCAATTATTTCGTTTAGCTTTAGTGGGGGCTTTAAAAGGAGTTGATCTTTTCATAATTTTTGAAATGTTAGGAAAAAAAGAAAGTATACAACGTATCGAAAAACTGATCAATAAAATAAAAAAAAAAATTTAG
- the mnmE gene encoding tRNA uridine-5-carboxymethylaminomethyl(34) synthesis GTPase MnmE → MLGLDDDPIVALATPVGFSAISVIRISGKNSISIVENIFISIKPGKKLKNQSTHTIHLGYIVAENNSFLDQVLISIFKSPFSYTGENMIEISCHGSYYIQQQILQLLIRIGIRLARPGEFTFRAFINKKVDLSQAEAIADLIISENKICHDISLQQIKGTLSHTIKDLRKKLLDFASLLELELDFSEENVIFANRSELFSFLQELKMTLKDLIESFSLGNAIKKGIYVVIIGEPNVGKSTFFNQVIQEDRSIISHIEGTTRDCVEGEIILNGILFHFLDTAGIRKTKDPIEIMGVEKTMKKIEEAQVILYIFDSSNKEEKKIINDIQTMNKKYPLKNIFFIANKSDISSFHNFENLKSKIPYFFEISAKNYHEVKRVLNALSSLFLNQLKNKKILVTQYRHYEALKRSLRELSFASHTFNKGFSVDLVSINIKEALRYLGEITGEITSEDVLKNIFSKFCIGK, encoded by the coding sequence ATGTTAGGTTTAGATGATGATCCCATTGTTGCTTTAGCAACTCCTGTTGGTTTTAGTGCTATTTCTGTTATTCGTATTTCTGGAAAAAATTCCATATCTATTGTTGAAAATATTTTTATTTCTATTAAACCTGGAAAAAAATTAAAAAACCAATCTACACATACTATTCATTTGGGATATATTGTAGCAGAAAATAATAGTTTCTTAGATCAAGTTTTAATTTCTATTTTTAAATCTCCTTTTTCTTATACAGGAGAGAATATGATAGAGATTTCTTGTCATGGATCTTATTATATTCAACAACAGATTTTACAATTGCTCATTAGAATAGGAATACGTTTGGCACGTCCTGGAGAGTTTACATTTCGTGCTTTTATAAATAAAAAAGTAGATTTATCGCAAGCTGAAGCTATAGCTGATTTGATCATATCGGAAAATAAAATTTGTCATGACATATCTTTACAACAGATTAAAGGAACATTATCTCACACTATTAAGGATTTGAGAAAAAAATTATTGGATTTTGCATCTTTACTAGAATTGGAATTAGATTTTTCTGAAGAAAATGTGATTTTTGCTAATAGATCAGAACTATTTTCTTTTTTACAAGAATTAAAAATGACTTTAAAAGATTTAATTGAATCTTTTTCGTTAGGAAATGCTATAAAAAAAGGAATTTATGTGGTCATTATTGGAGAACCAAATGTGGGAAAATCTACTTTTTTTAATCAGGTGATTCAGGAAGACCGTTCCATTATATCCCATATAGAAGGAACAACTAGAGATTGTGTGGAAGGAGAAATCATTTTAAATGGAATTCTTTTTCATTTTTTGGATACAGCAGGAATTAGAAAAACCAAAGATCCTATAGAAATTATGGGAGTGGAAAAAACCATGAAAAAAATAGAAGAGGCTCAAGTCATATTATATATTTTTGACTCTTCTAACAAAGAGGAAAAAAAAATTATTAATGATATTCAAACAATGAACAAAAAATATCCATTAAAAAATATTTTTTTCATAGCGAATAAATCAGATATATCTTCTTTTCATAATTTTGAAAATTTAAAGTCAAAGATTCCTTATTTTTTTGAAATTTCTGCAAAAAATTATCATGAAGTAAAAAGGGTCCTAAATGCTTTAAGTTCTTTATTTTTGAATCAATTAAAAAACAAAAAAATATTGGTGACACAATACAGACATTATGAAGCTTTGAAACGTTCATTAAGAGAATTATCATTTGCGTCTCATACTTTTAATAAAGGATTTTCAGTAGATTTAGTATCAATAAATATTAAAGAGGCGTTACGGTATTTAGGAGAGATAACAGGAGAAATCACAAGTGAAGATGTACTAAAAAATATTTTTTCAAAATTTTGCATTGGAAAATAA